The following proteins are encoded in a genomic region of Arcobacter suis CECT 7833:
- a CDS encoding DsbA family protein gives MQNKKLVGISLFILVALFVGLAYFYKNNENTKEASLVSSSAASLIRDHAMSFGDNKKNISVVEFLDPECESCAIFHPIIRKVYKEHYSDIKLVVRYLANHKNSKFAIKILEASREQNKYEEVLSVIFEKQPIWAEHNNEKPELLWTFLEQIEGLDIDKLKEDMKNPKIDEIIEIDKQDANALNVKGTPTIFVNEKKLERLSQQDLFDLIEAEIYK, from the coding sequence ATGCAAAATAAAAAGTTAGTAGGAATATCTTTATTCATTTTAGTTGCCTTATTTGTAGGTTTAGCTTATTTTTATAAAAATAATGAGAATACTAAAGAAGCTTCATTAGTTTCTTCAAGTGCGGCTTCTTTAATACGAGATCATGCAATGTCATTTGGCGATAACAAAAAAAATATTTCGGTAGTTGAATTTTTAGACCCTGAATGTGAATCTTGTGCAATTTTTCATCCAATAATTAGAAAAGTTTATAAAGAACATTATTCTGATATAAAATTGGTTGTTAGATATTTAGCAAATCATAAAAATTCTAAATTTGCTATAAAAATTCTTGAAGCATCAAGAGAACAAAACAAATATGAAGAAGTTTTAAGTGTAATTTTTGAAAAACAGCCTATTTGGGCGGAACATAATAACGAAAAACCCGAATTATTATGGACATTTTTAGAGCAAATTGAAGGTTTAGATATCGATAAATTAAAAGAAGATATGAAAAATCCAAAAATTGATGAAATTATAGAAATAGATAAACAAGATGCAAATGCTTTAAATGTAAAAGGTACACCAACTATTTTTGTAAATGAAAAAAAATTAGAAAGATTATCTCAACAAGATTTGTTTGATTTAATTGAAGCTGAAATTTATAAATAA
- a CDS encoding DNA methyltransferase — protein sequence MNHKEKLLDIYNSVDITFTPTFEKSLIDDIDIVGEQIKHNQSKGVYTVLITLVTHKILYPSQDIRNHQDNMTNGFSGRTIDTKYITPTLKELELPSMSESGWLTRSLEQPYPYNSNYEGKITPKSTKTSFLNIINFIETNTSFNIQVLKYLLRKGIESKEHNKIEVTPLKNKEKITINNLVKIFKEHFGEKYHISGGSKLPVLSFYSIYQVLVKEMGRFNGCYVDKLGNHTTCDTTSNSSGDIEIYKGDELLETLEIKLDKEIDKLILLVCKEKIIKHNPKRYYILSCVGTKREDLEDINNIIDDVREKHGCQIIVNGVNDSLKYYMRLLSSVEDFFEIYCHLVSIDKELKPIHKEKLNELIEKYINS from the coding sequence ATGAACCATAAAGAAAAATTGTTAGATATTTATAATAGTGTTGACATAACTTTTACACCAACTTTTGAGAAAAGTTTAATTGATGATATAGATATTGTTGGAGAACAGATAAAACATAATCAAAGTAAAGGTGTTTACACTGTTTTAATCACCTTAGTTACTCATAAAATACTATATCCTTCTCAAGATATAAGAAATCATCAGGATAATATGACAAATGGTTTTTCTGGAAGAACTATTGATACTAAATATATTACTCCAACATTAAAAGAATTAGAATTACCATCAATGTCAGAAAGTGGTTGGTTAACTAGGTCTCTTGAACAACCCTATCCTTATAATTCTAATTATGAAGGTAAAATTACTCCTAAATCAACAAAAACTAGTTTTTTAAATATTATTAATTTTATTGAGACAAATACTAGTTTTAATATTCAAGTTTTAAAATACTTATTAAGAAAAGGTATTGAATCCAAAGAACATAATAAGATTGAAGTTACACCTTTAAAAAATAAAGAGAAAATAACTATAAATAATTTGGTTAAAATCTTTAAAGAACATTTTGGTGAAAAATATCATATTAGTGGTGGTTCAAAGTTACCTGTTTTATCTTTTTATTCAATTTATCAAGTGTTAGTTAAAGAAATGGGGAGATTTAATGGTTGTTATGTAGATAAGTTAGGTAATCATACTACTTGTGATACCACTTCTAACTCATCAGGTGATATAGAAATATATAAAGGTGACGAACTATTAGAGACTTTGGAAATTAAATTAGATAAGGAAATTGATAAATTAATTCTTTTAGTTTGTAAAGAAAAGATTATTAAACACAATCCTAAAAGATATTATATATTATCTTGTGTGGGAACAAAAAGGGAAGATTTAGAAGACATTAATAATATTATTGATGATGTAAGAGAAAAACATGGTTGTCAAATTATTGTAAATGGTGTTAATGATAGTTTAAAGTATTATATGAGACTTTTGTCTTCTGTTGAAGATTTTTTTGAAATATATTGTCATTTAGTTTCTATTGATAAAGAACTTAAACCTATTCATAAAGAAAAGTTAAATGAATTAATTGAAAAATATATTAATAGTTAA
- a CDS encoding disulfide oxidoreductase yields the protein MSVDLSSRSNSRSLTFVFLAFLVSVIATLGSLFFSEIMNFIPCSLCWYQRIFMYPLVFIFLINLLFPDDEVFKYAFTLGFFGWLISVYHNLLMFKIIPEDLSPCVQGVPCSVDYLNWLGFITIPLLSFFAYTIILILLIILKKGK from the coding sequence ATGTCTGTTGATTTATCTTCAAGGTCAAACTCTAGAAGTTTGACCTTTGTTTTTTTAGCTTTTTTAGTCTCAGTAATAGCAACTCTTGGAAGTCTTTTTTTCTCAGAAATCATGAATTTTATTCCATGTTCATTATGTTGGTATCAAAGAATATTTATGTATCCATTAGTTTTTATTTTTTTAATAAATCTATTGTTTCCTGATGATGAAGTATTTAAATATGCCTTTACTTTAGGATTCTTTGGCTGGTTGATTTCTGTTTATCATAATTTATTAATGTTTAAAATAATTCCTGAAGATTTATCTCCTTGTGTTCAAGGAGTTCCATGTTCTGTTGATTACCTTAATTGGTTGGGGTTTATTACAATCCCTTTGTTATCTTTTTTTGCTTATACTATCATCCTTATTTTATTAATAATTTTAAAAAAAGGAAAATAA
- a CDS encoding LOG family protein — protein sequence MNVAIYCGSSFGNNKIYEEATKLLAVKLAKKDFKIVYGGSLQGLMGIISNESLNLNNSVTGVITHDLVSKEIENKNITKIYKVDTMNQRKEKMAQLADAFIAIPGGYGTLEEIFDVITSAQIGYHKKPCAFFNVNGYYDKLIEFLRNCEKEGFIKKDYIDMLIVSDDIDEILEKISTYKAPKDKW from the coding sequence ATGAATGTAGCAATATATTGTGGTTCTTCTTTTGGAAATAATAAAATCTACGAAGAAGCAACAAAACTTTTAGCAGTAAAATTAGCTAAAAAAGATTTTAAAATAGTTTATGGTGGTTCATTACAAGGATTAATGGGAATTATTTCAAATGAATCATTAAACCTAAATAATAGTGTAACAGGTGTAATCACACATGATTTAGTTTCAAAAGAGATAGAAAATAAAAACATAACAAAAATCTATAAAGTTGATACAATGAATCAACGAAAAGAGAAAATGGCCCAATTAGCTGATGCTTTTATAGCAATTCCTGGAGGTTATGGAACATTAGAAGAAATTTTTGATGTTATAACTTCTGCACAAATTGGTTATCATAAAAAACCATGTGCTTTTTTTAATGTAAATGGTTATTATGATAAATTAATAGAATTTTTAAGAAATTGTGAAAAAGAGGGATTTATCAAAAAAGATTATATTGATATGTTAATTGTTTCGGATGATATTGATGAAATATTAGAAAAAATATCAACTTATAAAGCCCCAAAAGATAAATGGTAA
- a CDS encoding glycosyltransferase family 2 protein: MRYIILGLILAGLFQVFFWITQDNRVSLKQDASERIESLSYSPYEGYGKKVLSPEQIAVDVGILLNFTDRVRTYSTADAKVILEVTSKTNMMVDLGLWLSGDYEENFLEIQRAAKLLEKYPNNINNVIVGNETLLRTDLNEVELSAYLDYMREFTNKPITTAEVWHSLVKYPEIGNHVDFIMVHILPYWEKIPIDRFNEFVIEKYTLVENQYPNKKIVIGETGWPSHGYNFNGAVPGLKNQAIAIRGFLNLAKEKNWSYNIVEAFDQPWKGYDEGNVGQYWGIFTTDRALKFYLNGDIELNQYWLYQMIAAIIIGAIITLFGLKNQRLNLNHALAYGIAAQGMAFGIVMAITYPFINYMNFGMWVMWGMGTFLMIPLIVITLAKANELFKCSIGIPPERLVPLDLKSDNIPFVSIHVPAYKEQPHVLEETLRALAKLRYPNYEVLVIINNTPEEFYWKPIEKLCEELGDKFVFMNITCTGFKAGALNAALEKTNKEAEIIAVIDADYVVESPWLVDLVPLFDDPKVAIVQAPQDHRDGDESIMKAAMNAEYAGFFDIGMIDRNEENAIVVHGTMVMVRLSSMMEVGGWGTDTIVEDSELGLRLFEAGYIAHYTNRRYGYGLLPDTFEAFKTQRHRWAYGAIQILKKHWKEFKPSAKSLSPRQKSKFVAGWFFWLSDAMGPVMAVMNIIWVPVIIFVGVTIPTIPLTIPIITAFLVNILHTFILYRMKVRTGFKNTILSSIASMSLQLIIFKAVYDGFVKDGLPFKRTQKGGKAKKSENPIKYETILGILLLIAFFALIFTNFTGIVEIYVFAATIFIQSIPYLSAIIMRYLELSSIKNQKP, translated from the coding sequence TTGAGATATATTATCTTAGGGCTTATACTTGCTGGACTATTTCAAGTGTTTTTTTGGATTACACAAGACAATAGAGTATCACTAAAGCAAGATGCATCGGAAAGAATTGAATCGCTTTCATATTCTCCATATGAGGGATATGGTAAAAAAGTATTATCACCTGAACAAATAGCGGTAGATGTTGGTATTTTGTTAAATTTTACAGATAGAGTTAGAACTTATTCTACAGCAGATGCTAAAGTAATTTTGGAAGTAACTTCTAAAACTAATATGATGGTTGACTTAGGTCTTTGGTTAAGTGGTGATTATGAAGAGAATTTTTTAGAAATTCAAAGAGCAGCAAAACTTTTAGAAAAATATCCTAATAATATTAATAATGTTATTGTTGGAAATGAAACTTTACTAAGAACAGATTTAAATGAAGTTGAATTAAGTGCTTACTTAGATTATATGAGAGAATTTACTAACAAACCAATTACAACTGCGGAAGTTTGGCATAGTTTAGTTAAATATCCTGAAATAGGTAATCATGTTGATTTTATTATGGTTCATATTTTACCTTATTGGGAAAAAATTCCAATTGATAGATTTAATGAATTTGTAATTGAAAAATACACTTTAGTTGAAAATCAGTATCCAAATAAAAAGATAGTTATTGGGGAGACTGGTTGGCCAAGTCATGGTTATAATTTCAATGGTGCAGTTCCTGGTTTAAAAAATCAAGCTATTGCTATAAGAGGATTTTTAAATCTTGCAAAAGAAAAAAATTGGTCTTACAATATAGTTGAAGCTTTTGATCAACCATGGAAAGGTTATGATGAAGGTAACGTTGGGCAATATTGGGGAATATTTACTACAGATAGAGCTTTAAAATTCTATTTAAATGGAGATATTGAGCTAAATCAATATTGGTTATATCAAATGATTGCTGCTATTATTATTGGAGCAATTATTACCCTATTTGGTTTAAAAAATCAAAGATTAAATTTAAATCATGCCTTAGCTTATGGTATTGCAGCACAAGGTATGGCTTTTGGTATAGTAATGGCTATTACATATCCTTTTATAAACTATATGAATTTTGGTATGTGGGTTATGTGGGGAATGGGAACATTTTTGATGATTCCACTTATTGTTATTACCCTTGCAAAAGCAAATGAATTATTTAAATGTTCTATTGGAATTCCTCCTGAAAGATTGGTTCCACTTGATTTAAAATCTGATAATATTCCTTTTGTTTCTATTCATGTTCCGGCTTATAAAGAGCAACCACATGTTTTAGAAGAAACATTAAGAGCATTAGCAAAACTTAGGTATCCAAATTATGAAGTTCTTGTTATTATTAATAATACACCTGAAGAATTTTATTGGAAACCAATTGAAAAGTTATGTGAAGAGCTTGGAGATAAATTTGTATTTATGAATATCACTTGTACTGGATTTAAAGCAGGAGCTTTAAATGCAGCACTAGAGAAAACAAATAAAGAAGCAGAAATTATTGCTGTAATTGATGCAGATTATGTTGTTGAATCACCTTGGTTAGTTGATTTAGTTCCATTATTTGATGATCCAAAAGTAGCAATCGTACAAGCTCCACAAGATCATAGAGATGGTGATGAATCAATAATGAAAGCTGCAATGAATGCAGAATATGCAGGTTTCTTTGATATTGGTATGATTGATAGAAATGAAGAAAATGCTATCGTTGTTCACGGAACAATGGTTATGGTAAGATTAAGTTCTATGATGGAAGTTGGTGGTTGGGGAACTGATACTATTGTTGAAGATAGTGAATTAGGTCTTAGACTGTTTGAAGCTGGATATATTGCTCACTATACAAATAGAAGATATGGATATGGATTACTTCCTGATACATTTGAAGCATTCAAAACTCAAAGACATAGATGGGCTTATGGAGCTATTCAAATTCTTAAAAAACACTGGAAAGAGTTTAAACCATCAGCTAAATCTTTAAGCCCTAGACAAAAAAGTAAATTTGTCGCAGGATGGTTCTTCTGGTTAAGTGATGCAATGGGTCCAGTTATGGCTGTTATGAATATTATTTGGGTTCCTGTTATTATTTTTGTAGGAGTTACAATTCCTACAATTCCTTTAACAATTCCAATTATTACAGCATTTTTAGTAAATATCTTACATACTTTCATTTTATATAGAATGAAAGTAAGAACAGGTTTTAAAAATACTATTTTAAGTTCTATTGCATCTATGAGTTTACAGCTTATTATTTTCAAAGCTGTTTATGATGGGTTTGTAAAAGATGGTTTACCATTTAAAAGAACTCAAAAAGGTGGAAAAGCTAAAAAAAGTGAAAATCCTATAAAATATGAAACTATTTTAGGAATATTATTATTAATTGCATTCTTTGCTTTAATTTTTACAAACTTTACTGGTATTGTAGAAATTTATGTATTCGCTGCAACTATATTTATTCAAAGTATTCCTTATTTATCTGCAATAATAATGAGATATTTAGAATTATCTTCTATCAAAAATCAAAAGCCTTAA
- a CDS encoding methyltransferase domain-containing protein, translating to MKRITNESMFEIISYLKNEFKNQNEIFIEVLNPDVDIDIDIDIYAGEKLNIENQEFIYRSYKSWCDLAELLFCKMIISSINPNTVVIKFQKLNQTNSFHKDLNDEKKEKYGENSTFFRINKNEEPAFLYAYSEALKNVKIEEKTNVLNLGINKADEFEIIKKLVNEDCLKQMNFVGIDYSFSAIEFAKKRFPLENFTFYNHDINKLNELNLKRSDLIISIGTLQSSSLNFKLLFMDLIQNYLEDKGSIILGFPNCRWINGEMIYGAKAANYSYSEQSVLYKDVYFCKKYLQQKKYRVTLTGKNYLFLTATSIK from the coding sequence ATGAAAAGAATTACAAATGAAAGTATGTTTGAAATAATTTCATATTTAAAAAATGAATTTAAAAATCAAAATGAAATTTTTATTGAAGTATTAAATCCAGATGTTGATATTGATATTGATATTGATATTTATGCGGGAGAAAAACTAAATATAGAAAATCAAGAGTTTATTTATAGATCTTATAAATCTTGGTGTGATTTAGCTGAATTATTATTTTGTAAGATGATAATAAGTTCCATAAATCCAAATACAGTTGTAATCAAATTTCAAAAACTAAATCAAACAAACTCTTTTCACAAAGATTTAAATGATGAAAAAAAAGAAAAGTATGGTGAAAACTCAACTTTTTTCAGAATTAACAAAAATGAAGAACCAGCTTTTTTATATGCTTATAGTGAAGCTTTAAAAAATGTAAAAATAGAAGAAAAAACAAATGTTTTAAATTTAGGTATAAACAAAGCAGATGAATTTGAAATAATAAAAAAATTAGTAAATGAAGATTGTTTAAAACAGATGAATTTTGTAGGAATTGATTACTCTTTTAGCGCTATTGAATTTGCTAAAAAAAGATTTCCTTTAGAAAATTTTACTTTTTACAATCACGATATAAATAAATTAAATGAACTAAATCTAAAAAGATCTGATTTAATTATCTCTATTGGAACGCTACAAAGTTCAAGTTTAAATTTTAAACTTTTATTTATGGATTTAATTCAAAATTATTTAGAAGATAAAGGTTCTATAATTTTAGGTTTTCCAAATTGTAGATGGATAAATGGTGAGATGATTTATGGAGCGAAAGCGGCGAATTATTCATATAGTGAACAATCAGTTTTATATAAAGATGTTTATTTTTGTAAAAAATATCTTCAACAAAAAAAATATAGAGTTACATTAACTGGAAAAAATTATCTTTTTCTAACAGCAACTTCAATTAAATAA
- a CDS encoding peptidoglycan recognition protein family protein codes for MKTLITILIFSFYSYAIEIKSMPIEFTQNRIELTKQYIKNSYGLEVENINIIPKIIVIHHTAVDDLKESFNRLNPEILLTDRKDITNAGNLNVSTQFLVDLDGTIYSLMPETYMARHVIGLNFSSIGVENVGGNKKSLTTEQLKANIELVKYLKEKYRTIEYLIGHYEYQSFEKHPLFLEKDSKYRTIKNDPSKDFMENLRVNFPDLKSN; via the coding sequence ATGAAAACATTAATTACAATCCTCATTTTTTCTTTTTATTCTTATGCAATAGAAATAAAATCAATGCCAATAGAATTCACTCAAAATAGGATAGAACTAACTAAACAATATATAAAAAATTCCTATGGCTTAGAAGTTGAAAATATAAATATCATTCCAAAAATAATAGTAATTCACCACACCGCAGTTGATGATTTAAAAGAATCATTTAATAGATTAAATCCAGAAATTTTACTAACAGATAGAAAAGATATAACTAATGCTGGAAATTTAAATGTTTCAACTCAATTTTTAGTGGATTTAGATGGAACTATTTATTCATTAATGCCAGAAACTTATATGGCAAGACACGTAATTGGTTTAAATTTTTCAAGTATAGGCGTTGAAAATGTTGGTGGAAATAAAAAATCTTTAACTACTGAACAGTTAAAAGCAAATATAGAATTGGTTAAATATTTAAAAGAAAAATATAGAACAATTGAGTATTTAATTGGTCATTATGAATATCAAAGTTTTGAAAAACATCCTTTATTTTTAGAAAAAGACTCAAAATATAGAACTATTAAAAATGACCCAAGTAAAGATTTTATGGAAAATCTAAGAGTAAATTTTCCTGATTTAAAATCTAATTAA
- a CDS encoding RMD1 family protein: MQTKKLISYLTCEKFNNDIFEIIEERYKCNIIKDAIIINIKEEQQIILFKYGVLICWDIEFENIKFFLDFIKDLQINSFKKPIIEEFNYTLDDEFKINLDTIYLSDSSTASKIAISQALAQNVKLQQFEEEVQTTIENNSHIPLQLSTTGKIKLTKKEISKKIGELFLVKTKINLHYDLLDTPEFFWEYPQYENQYEKTVKYLDIKSRVEVLNKKVEIIQELLHVLGDEQKHKYSSFLEWIIIILIAFEIIINLKDHIN; encoded by the coding sequence ATGCAAACAAAAAAACTAATATCTTATCTTACTTGTGAAAAATTTAATAACGATATATTTGAAATTATAGAAGAGCGATATAAATGCAATATCATAAAAGATGCAATAATTATAAATATAAAAGAAGAACAACAAATAATTTTATTTAAATATGGTGTTTTAATTTGTTGGGATATTGAGTTTGAAAATATAAAATTTTTCCTTGATTTCATAAAAGATTTACAAATAAATAGTTTTAAAAAACCTATAATTGAAGAGTTCAACTACACTTTGGATGATGAGTTTAAAATAAACCTTGATACTATTTATCTAAGTGATTCTTCAACTGCATCTAAAATAGCCATTTCTCAAGCCTTAGCTCAAAATGTAAAATTACAACAATTTGAAGAAGAAGTACAAACAACTATTGAAAACAACTCACATATTCCTTTACAACTTTCAACAACAGGAAAAATAAAACTTACAAAAAAAGAGATTTCAAAAAAAATTGGTGAACTGTTTTTGGTAAAAACTAAAATAAATCTACACTATGATTTGCTTGATACTCCTGAGTTTTTTTGGGAATATCCTCAGTACGAAAATCAATATGAAAAAACTGTAAAATATTTAGATATAAAATCAAGAGTAGAAGTTTTAAATAAAAAAGTAGAGATTATTCAAGAACTTTTACATGTTTTGGGAGATGAACAAAAACATAAATATTCATCATTTTTAGAGTGGATTATTATCATTCTTATTGCTTTTGAAATAATAATAAATCTAAAAGATCATATTAATTAG
- a CDS encoding helix-turn-helix domain-containing protein, giving the protein MESQILELLQIINNKIDIIGSDNKSLNNKIDNVIDRINDLENDINNKTSLSSSSNEYLTVKEIMEIYKISKEKIYQDIKSNEFSQKYSQKKNGGKILIKKRDWDLWFNSFIVPDMLENYREKIKLGEIIEEDFSIEEKEIVEEIIKKNPKTTNEEKISIIDKIKKGKDISLNY; this is encoded by the coding sequence TTGGAAAGTCAAATATTAGAATTATTACAAATTATAAACAATAAAATTGATATTATAGGTAGTGATAACAAATCATTAAACAATAAAATTGATAATGTCATTGATAGAATAAATGACTTAGAAAATGATATCAATAATAAAACCTCTCTAAGTTCTTCAAGTAATGAATACCTAACAGTTAAAGAAATTATGGAAATATATAAAATCAGTAAAGAAAAAATCTATCAAGATATTAAAAGTAATGAATTTTCTCAAAAATATTCACAAAAAAAGAATGGTGGAAAAATTTTAATAAAAAAAAGAGATTGGGATTTATGGTTTAATTCTTTTATAGTTCCTGATATGTTGGAAAATTATAGAGAAAAAATTAAACTTGGTGAAATTATTGAAGAAGATTTTTCAATAGAAGAAAAAGAAATTGTTGAAGAAATTATTAAAAAAAATCCAAAAACAACAAATGAAGAAAAAATCTCTATAATTGATAAAATAAAAAAAGGTAAAGATATAAGTTTAAATTATTAA
- a CDS encoding TlpA family protein disulfide reductase codes for MKKSLVSLLVLGFLFIGCDSKSPIDDSVIAKKSLQENKYEFVSQTFNLITTDEKFISFKSTTNGLDFDEFKGKKAVLIDVFATWCPPCIEEIPVLKEVREKYKDNFEIVSVLFEQDKTKEEIVEFISKHGITYPITMGEENFKLAKELGDVKKVPEMFLFSKDGKFVKKFVGKIPKEELEQYIKIAIEN; via the coding sequence ATGAAAAAGAGTTTAGTAAGTTTATTAGTTTTAGGTTTTTTGTTTATTGGTTGTGATTCAAAATCACCTATTGATGATAGTGTTATTGCAAAAAAATCGTTACAAGAGAATAAATATGAATTTGTTTCTCAAACATTTAATTTAATTACAACAGATGAAAAGTTTATAAGTTTTAAAAGTACAACTAATGGTTTGGATTTTGATGAATTTAAAGGAAAAAAAGCTGTTTTAATTGATGTTTTTGCAACTTGGTGTCCTCCTTGTATTGAAGAAATTCCAGTACTAAAAGAAGTAAGAGAAAAATATAAAGATAATTTTGAAATAGTTTCTGTTTTATTTGAACAGGATAAAACAAAAGAAGAAATAGTTGAGTTTATATCTAAACATGGAATTACTTATCCAATTACAATGGGTGAAGAGAATTTTAAATTAGCAAAAGAGTTAGGTGATGTTAAAAAAGTTCCTGAAATGTTTTTATTTTCAAAAGATGGAAAATTTGTGAAAAAATTTGTGGGGAAAATTCCTAAAGAAGAGTTGGAACAATATATTAAAATAGCAATTGAAAACTAA
- a CDS encoding HAD family hydrolase codes for MKKYILFDNDGVLVHTEPLYFKANIKALQEYFNLSLEFEEYMKIMSEGTTVWQKALDKGFTQNEIEIARNKRNEYYQEFLKTENILIQGVKEVLKELSKEYKMGIVTTSRRVDFEIIHKDLGIVDFMDFVLCEEDYEFAKPHPQPYLKGLEIFGANKDEAIVIEDSTRGLTAAYKAGIECVIVKNEFTITQDFSKASYFIDTLKELETILS; via the coding sequence ATGAAAAAATATATTTTATTTGATAATGATGGCGTTTTAGTTCATACTGAACCTTTATATTTTAAAGCTAATATTAAAGCCTTACAAGAATATTTTAATCTCTCTTTAGAATTTGAAGAATATATGAAAATTATGAGTGAAGGAACAACTGTTTGGCAAAAAGCATTAGATAAGGGTTTTACTCAAAATGAAATTGAAATTGCCAGAAATAAAAGAAATGAATATTATCAAGAGTTCTTAAAAACTGAAAATATTTTAATCCAAGGTGTAAAAGAAGTGCTTAAAGAACTATCAAAAGAATATAAAATGGGAATAGTTACAACTTCAAGAAGAGTTGATTTTGAAATAATCCATAAAGATTTAGGAATAGTTGATTTTATGGATTTTGTTCTTTGTGAAGAAGATTATGAATTTGCAAAACCACATCCACAACCATATCTAAAAGGTTTAGAAATCTTTGGTGCAAACAAAGATGAAGCAATTGTAATTGAAGACTCTACAAGAGGTTTAACAGCAGCTTACAAAGCAGGAATTGAGTGTGTTATTGTTAAAAATGAATTTACAATAACACAAGATTTTTCAAAAGCAAGTTATTTTATAGATACTTTAAAAGAATTGGAAACTATATTATCTTAG